One window of the Anticarsia gemmatalis isolate Benzon Research Colony breed Stoneville strain chromosome 21, ilAntGemm2 primary, whole genome shotgun sequence genome contains the following:
- the LOC142982040 gene encoding uncharacterized protein LOC142982040, with product MESLNISKLNLYSGRSRSSQDNVIKFERTEEKFETNALTDQDEEYLCEYKEEIWKNLLEQEAEKPTIHLQSPQLEFRGALVQQLRDVTKKLGLSIATLHSAVAQLDLFMDAHRLRADRLTHVALACLSLAAKSEEKFSRAPTLKTLAKISGVQLCGKTFRQLEWMVGQHVRWRLLAPTPVTYAALLAQYVVTDSDLTTRHPKFVRRFKRDGAKLLEAYLDLTLSDVRLKVVECVDVGCACVACARADLGLAAWPAWLAARAGRQPAAVAPIARLLQRMMQILKSRETPVESEVDQGYSSARTSPNQTPCTSPSFHVSPASSTCSTSSRSHLNVDTSYRQRPITERRPDSDYSVLDYNDTNVPNNVNVQEYYRLPTAVDMTLQRVNSAADYRYCRSRRLLEASLENQPSTSMAVKRGLDSNVDIERKRYRLASQMSQVVL from the exons ATGGAGTCCTTGAATATTTCGAAACTGAACCTATACAGCGGGAGGAGCCGGAGCTCCCAAGACAATGTAATTAAGTTCGAAAGGACCGAAGAAAAGTTCGAAACCAAT GCTCTCACCGATCAAGATGAAGAATACCTATGCGAATATAAGGAAGAGATTTGGAAGAACCTTCTGGAACAGGAGGCAGAGAAGCCAACAATCCACCTTCAATCACCACAg TTGGAATTCCGCGGCGCATTAGTCCAGCAGCTCCGTGACGTCACAAAGAAGCTAGGACTCAGCATCGCTACTTTACACTCGGCTGTTGCACAACTGGATTTGTTCATGGACGCTCACAGGCTCAGGGCGGACCGACTGACTCATGTCGCGCTGGCTTGCTTGAGTTTAGCAG CAAAAAGCGAAGAGAAGTTTAGTCGGGCGCCAACACTGAAAACCTTAGCGAAAATCAGCGGTGTCCAGCTTTGCGGGAAGACCTTCAGGCAGCTAGAATGGATGGTTGGCCAGCATGTTCGGTGGAGGCTTCTCGCCCCGACCCCAGTGACCTATGCCGCGTTGTTAGCGCAGTACGTCGTGACCGATAGTGACTTAACTACTAGGCATCCGAAGTTCGTGCGACGGTTCAAGAGAGATGGCGCTAAGTTGCTTGAGGCGTACTTAGATTTGACTCTGTCCG ATGTGCGTCTGAAGGTGGTGGAGTGCGTGGACGTGGGGTGCGCGTGCGTggcgtgcgcgcgcgccgaCCTGGGGCTGGCGGCGTGGCCCGCGTGGCTCGCCGCCCGCGCCGGCCGCCAGCCCGCCGCCGTCGCGCCCATCGCCAGGCTACTGCAAAG GATGATGCAAATCCTCAAGTCACGTGAAACCCCAGTGGAATCTGAAGTGGATCAAGGCTACAGCAGCGCAAGGACCTCACCGAACCAGACTCCATGCACGTCCCCAAGCTTCCACGTGTCCCCAGCATCCAGCACTTGCAGCACTTCATCCCGGAGCCACCTCAACGTAGACACATCATACCGTCAGCGTCCCATCACCGAACGAAGACCAGACAGTGATTACTCAGTGTTAGATTACAACGATACAAATGTGCCTAACAATGTTAACGTTCAAGAATACTACCGATTACCAACGGCTGTGGATATGACATTGCAACGGGTCAACTCTGCAGCTGATTACAGGTATTGTAGATCACGTAGACTACTCGAAGCTAGTTTAGAGAACCAACCATCTACCAGTATGGCTGTGAAACGTGGGTTAGATTCCAATGTTGATATTGAAAGGAAGAGGTACCGACTTGCCTCGCAAATGTCACAGGTGGTTCTATGA